The proteins below come from a single Xenopus tropicalis strain Nigerian chromosome 9, UCB_Xtro_10.0, whole genome shotgun sequence genomic window:
- the foxj1.2 gene encoding forkhead box protein J1.2, translated as MPVLSTAHRLPLSVERDCSREDDSLTNLQWLQDFSILSTDLSSIANSRPPLPRASQGPCSPPAGDTASCQAPRTGKQRSVAVPTAWASLPTPSPSPVQEVDYRTNANIKPPYSYATLICMAMEASQQRKLTLSAIYSWITQNFCYYRHADPSWQNSIRHNLSLNKCFMKVPRGKDEPGKGGFWQMDPRYADMFVNGVLKRRRMPASHLDPPRCNKAIAHHPYLPVSRPSSHHMQHISGGHRQSRRYEKPNPVLPALRAPERQGDALFTPEDPLQGSNFDDLDLQTALISMCWEGDLAASNLNSTLTGTSGMDMNLQDPPMQDNHWYLSTEGQQTWEQVKEEPVVEQWYNETGFVEDVLYECPPWERVETLL; from the exons ATGCCAGTACTTTCCACCGCTCACCGGCTCCCGCTTTCTGTGGAACGAGACTGCAGTCGGGAGGATGATAGCCTCACCAACCTCCAGTGGCTGCAGGACTTCTCCATCTTGAGTACAGACTTGTCTTCCATCGCCAACAGTCGCCCCCCTCTTCCCCGTGCCTCTCAGGGACCTTGCAGCCCACCAGCGGGTGATACTGCTTCTTGCCAGGCTCCTCGCACTGGAAAACAGAGATCAGTCGCAGTGCCCACTGCCTGGGCCTCCCTGCCAACTCCATCACCCAGCCCTGTACAGGAGGTGGATTATAGAACCAATGCTAATATCAAGCCACCATATTCCTATGCCACCCTCATCTGCATGGCCATGGAAGCCAGCCAGCAGCGTAAACTCACCCTATCCGCCATTTACAGCTGGATCACACAGAACTTCTGCTATTATCGGCATGCTGACCCAAGCTGGCAG AACTCGATCCGCCACAACCTCTCTCTGAATAAGTGCTTCATGAAAGTGCCGAGAGGCAAAGACGAGCCGGGTAAAGGCGGATTCTGGCAGATGGATCCTCGCTATGCTGACATGTTTGTCAATGGGGTGCTGAAGAGGAGAAGAATGCCTGCCTCACACCTTGACCCACCACGCTGCAACAAGGCCATAGCCCACCATCCCTATCTGCCAGTTTCAAGACCCAGCAGCCATCACATGCAGCACATATCTGGTGGCCACAGGCAGTCTCGCCGGTATGAGAAGCCCAATCCTGTATTGCCGGCGCTTAGAGCTCCAGAACGGCAAGGGGACGCCCTGTTCACTCCTGAAGACCCCCTGCAAGGGAGTAACTTTGATGATCTGGATTTACAAACAGCCTTAATATCCATGTGCTGGGAAGGAGACCTAGCGGCTTCTAATCTTAATAGCACCCTCACGGGCACCTCAGGGATGGACATGAATCTGCAGGATCCTCCCATGCAGGACAACCACTGGTACCTTTCTACTGAGGGGCAGCAGACCTGGGAACAGGTCAAGGAAGAACCCGTGGTGGAGCAATGGTACAACGAAACTGGCTTTGTGGAAGACGTGCTTTATGAGTGTCCGCCTTGGGAACGGGTGGAGACCTTGTTATGA
- the dnaja3 gene encoding dnaJ homolog subfamily A member 3, mitochondrial isoform X1, whose protein sequence is MTFLPVFLIGMCSVPACPGKMAARCSSRWFSVAVSGARGHILPGVHRWPRAEAALLLALRAGRGSLAGPCERLSQFHTSSSSYNKTDFYQVLGVPRNASQKEIKKAYYQLAKKYHPDTNKEDPQAKEKFSQLAEAYEVLSDEVKRKQYDTYGTADFAAGAAGGGGQQYWRGGPTVDPEELFRKIFGEFSGSPFGDLGSMFEQPQEYIMDLTFIQAAKGVNKQISVNITDTCQRCDGKGNEPGTKLQHCHYCNGTGMETINTGPFVMRSTCRRCGGKGATMTNPCLSCRGSGQTKQKKTVTVPVPAGVEDGQTVRMPVGKKEIFITFRVQKSPIFRRDGADIHSDLYISIAQAVLGGSARAQGLYDPINVPVPAGTQADQRIRISGKGIPRMNSYGFGDHYIHIKVRVPRHLTDRQRMLMLSFAEDETDVEGTVNGITNTTTGKRSTGN, encoded by the exons ATGACTTTCCTCCCCGTGTTTCTAATAGGCATGTGCAGTGTGCCGGCTTGTCCTGGGAAGATGGCGGCCCGCTGTTCGTCGCGTTGGTTCTCGGTCGCAGTATCAGGCGCTAGGGGCCACATCCTTCCCGGTGTGCATCGGTGGCCCAGGGCTGAGGCGGCTTTGCTGCTGGCATTGCGGGCGGGCCGCGGATCCCTAGCAG GCCCCTGTGAGCGGCTGTCCCAGTTCCATACCAGCTCTTCCTCATACAACAAGACAGATTTTTACCAGGTACTGGGGGTGCCAAGGAACGCAAGccagaaagaaataaagaaggCCTATTACCAG CTGGCCAAAAAGTACCATCCAGACACTAACAAGGAGGATCCGCAAGCCAAAGAAAAGTTCTCTCAGCTGGCAGAAGCATACGAG GTTTTGAGCGACGAGGTTAAACGCAAGCAGTATGACACTTATGGAACTGCAGACTTTGCTGCTGGGGCAGCAGGGGGAGGAGGACAACAATACTGGAGAGGAGGTCCTACTGTTGATCCAGAGGAACTGTTCCGAAAGATCTTTGGGGAGTTTTCTGGCTCCCCATTCGGAGACTTGGGTAGCATGTTTGAGCAGCCGCAAGAG TACATCATGGATCTCACGTTCATTCAGGCGGCTAAGGGAGTGAATAAGCAGATCTCTGTAAACATTACGGACACGTGCCAGAGGTGTGATGGGAAAGGAAATGAGCCCGGCACCAAACTGCAGCACTGCCATTACTGCAATGGAACTGGCATG GAAACTATCAACACTGGCCCCTTTGTGATGCGCTCAACATGCCGGCGCTGCGGTGGGAAGGGAGCTACGATGACCAACCCTTGCCTGTCATGCAGAGGCTCTGGCCAAACAAAGCAGAAGAAAACTGTTACAGTGCCTGTGCCTGCTG GTGTGGAAGACGGGCAGACAGTTCGGATGCCGGTGGGAAAGAAAgagatttttattacatttcgg GTGCAGAAAAGTCCAATCTTTAGAAGGGATGGGGCAGATATTCACTCGGACCTGTATATTTCCATTGCTCAAGCTGTTCTGGGGGGTTCGGCTCGTGCACAAGGACTTTATGATCCCATCAATGTCCCT GTCCCTGCCGGCACACAAGCAGACCAGAGGATTCGGATCAGTGGGAAAGGTATCCCTCGTATGAACAGTTATGGCTTTGGAGATCACTATATCCACATCAAGGTCAGAGTACCCAG GCATTTGACTGACAGGCAACGGATGCTAATGCTTAGCTTTGCAGAAGATGAGACAGATGTAGAAGGAACAGTAAATGGCATCACTAACACAACAACAG GAAAACGATCAACAGGAAACTAG
- the dnaja3 gene encoding dnaJ homolog subfamily A member 3, mitochondrial — MAARCSSRWFSVAVSGARGHILPGVHRWPRAEAALLLALRAGRGSLAGPCERLSQFHTSSSSYNKTDFYQVLGVPRNASQKEIKKAYYQLAKKYHPDTNKEDPQAKEKFSQLAEAYEVLSDEVKRKQYDTYGTADFAAGAAGGGGQQYWRGGPTVDPEELFRKIFGEFSGSPFGDLGSMFEQPQEYIMDLTFIQAAKGVNKQISVNITDTCQRCDGKGNEPGTKLQHCHYCNGTGMETINTGPFVMRSTCRRCGGKGATMTNPCLSCRGSGQTKQKKTVTVPVPAGVEDGQTVRMPVGKKEIFITFRVQKSPIFRRDGADIHSDLYISIAQAVLGGSARAQGLYDPINVPVPAGTQADQRIRISGKGIPRMNSYGFGDHYIHIKVRVPRHLTDRQRMLMLSFAEDETDVEGTVNGITNTTTGRNQHRSATGEESPETKEAGENKEGFLSKLKKMFSS; from the exons ATGGCGGCCCGCTGTTCGTCGCGTTGGTTCTCGGTCGCAGTATCAGGCGCTAGGGGCCACATCCTTCCCGGTGTGCATCGGTGGCCCAGGGCTGAGGCGGCTTTGCTGCTGGCATTGCGGGCGGGCCGCGGATCCCTAGCAG GCCCCTGTGAGCGGCTGTCCCAGTTCCATACCAGCTCTTCCTCATACAACAAGACAGATTTTTACCAGGTACTGGGGGTGCCAAGGAACGCAAGccagaaagaaataaagaaggCCTATTACCAG CTGGCCAAAAAGTACCATCCAGACACTAACAAGGAGGATCCGCAAGCCAAAGAAAAGTTCTCTCAGCTGGCAGAAGCATACGAG GTTTTGAGCGACGAGGTTAAACGCAAGCAGTATGACACTTATGGAACTGCAGACTTTGCTGCTGGGGCAGCAGGGGGAGGAGGACAACAATACTGGAGAGGAGGTCCTACTGTTGATCCAGAGGAACTGTTCCGAAAGATCTTTGGGGAGTTTTCTGGCTCCCCATTCGGAGACTTGGGTAGCATGTTTGAGCAGCCGCAAGAG TACATCATGGATCTCACGTTCATTCAGGCGGCTAAGGGAGTGAATAAGCAGATCTCTGTAAACATTACGGACACGTGCCAGAGGTGTGATGGGAAAGGAAATGAGCCCGGCACCAAACTGCAGCACTGCCATTACTGCAATGGAACTGGCATG GAAACTATCAACACTGGCCCCTTTGTGATGCGCTCAACATGCCGGCGCTGCGGTGGGAAGGGAGCTACGATGACCAACCCTTGCCTGTCATGCAGAGGCTCTGGCCAAACAAAGCAGAAGAAAACTGTTACAGTGCCTGTGCCTGCTG GTGTGGAAGACGGGCAGACAGTTCGGATGCCGGTGGGAAAGAAAgagatttttattacatttcgg GTGCAGAAAAGTCCAATCTTTAGAAGGGATGGGGCAGATATTCACTCGGACCTGTATATTTCCATTGCTCAAGCTGTTCTGGGGGGTTCGGCTCGTGCACAAGGACTTTATGATCCCATCAATGTCCCT GTCCCTGCCGGCACACAAGCAGACCAGAGGATTCGGATCAGTGGGAAAGGTATCCCTCGTATGAACAGTTATGGCTTTGGAGATCACTATATCCACATCAAGGTCAGAGTACCCAG GCATTTGACTGACAGGCAACGGATGCTAATGCTTAGCTTTGCAGAAGATGAGACAGATGTAGAAGGAACAGTAAATGGCATCACTAACACAACAACAG GCAGAAACCAGCACAGATCTGCAACTGGGGAGGAGAGCCCTGAGACTAAGGAGGCAGGGGAGAACAAGGAGGGATTCCTAagcaaattaaagaaaatgtttagcTCCTGA